The genome window GTTTCTGGAGAAAATCAGCCACTTCGACCGGGAGCGGGTGCCGGAGCGGGTGGTACACGCCCGGGGCGCTGGTGCCCACGGTGTGTTTGAAGCCTATGGTAAGGTAGGCGACGAGCCCATTGAAAAGTATACCCGTGCCAAGCTGTTCAACACGGCCGGCAAGCAGACCCCAGTATTCGTGCGCTTCAGCACGGTAGGCCACGGCGGCCACTCGCCCGAAACCCTGCGCGACCCGCGCGGCTTCGCGGTGAAATTTTACACCGAAGACGGCAACTGGGACCTGGTAGGCAACAACCTGAAGGTGTTCTTCATCCGGGATGCCATGAAGTTTCCGGACCTGATTCACTCTCAGAAGCCTGACCCGGTGCACAACCGCCAGACCGGCGAGCGGATCTTCGACTTCATCTCGAACACGCCGGAGGCCATGCACATGGTGGCTTTCCTGTTCTCGCCTTGGGGCATTCCGGCTAACTACCGCCAGATGCAGGGCTCGGGGGTAAATACCTACAAGTGGATTAACGCCCAGGGCCAGGCCGTGCTGGTGAAATACCACTGGGAGCCGCTGCAAGGCATCAAAAACCTGACAGCGCAGGAAGCCGAAGCCATTCAGGCCAAGAACTTCAACCACGCTACCCAGGACCTGTTCGACAACATCAAGGCCGGCAACTTCCCCGAGTGGGAGCTGTGTGTGCAGATTATGTCGGATGATGAGCACCCTGAGCTGGACTTCGACCCCTTGGATGACACCAAGATTTGGCCCCAGGATCAGTTCCCCTTCCTGCCCGTGGGCAAAATGACCCTGAACAAGAACCCCGAAAACTACTTCGCCGAGGTAGAGCAGTCGGCGTTTGGTACCGGGGTGCTGGTCGATGGCCTCGATTTCTCCGACGACAAGATGCTGCAGGGCCGCACCTTCTCGTACTCGGATACCCAGCGTTACCGTGTGGGAACCAACTACTTGCAGCTGCCCATTAACGCGCCCAAAAAGCACGTGGCCACCAACCAGCGCGACGGCCAGATGGCCTACCACGTTGATACGGCTCCGGGCCAGAACGCGCACATCAACTACGAGCCCAGCAGCCTGAACGGCCTGAAGGAAGCCCCACGCACGGCTCCCGAGCACACGCCGCTCTATACTGGCCGCTTGGTTCGCCAGACCCTGGACCGTACCAACAACTTCAAGCAGGCCGGTGAACGGTACCGCCTGCACGAGGATTGGGAGCGTGACGACCTGATCAGCAACATGGTGGGTGCCCTGGCCGACGCTGACCGCAAGGTGAGCGACAAGATGGTGGAGCTGTGCACTAACTGCGACCCGGACTGGGGCCAGCGCCTAGCCGACGGCCTGCAGAAAGCCCGCAGCGGCAAGACGCCTGAAGGTGGCAACCAGTACAACCAAAGCAAAGCAGCCGACGCCGTGGCGCAAGCCGAAGCAGTAGGCCACGAAGCCAAGCCGTACTAACTAACACAAGTACCGTGACGCCATAAGAAAGGCTCCAACCATTGTGGTTGGAGTCTTTTTTTGTTCTCTCTGCTACACCTGAGGCATATGGGCGGCAGCATAGTAAACGGCTGACAGAATGGTAGCGAAGTGTACATTCTTGTTGCGTTCAGCGCCGGCGCGGCTTATGTGAAGCAGGAAGGGTGTTAGGGCGTCTGCGTGCCTGTTGAGTCGGTAGTGGTAGGTACGGAGACGTCGGTCGAATCGATTTCTTCGGCCGGAGGCGTGGTAGCAACCTGGTCTAGAGAATCGGCCATCATCTGCGTTTCCTGGTCTTCCGTGTCTTGCTCCAGCACCACCGTGTCCGGTTGAATGTCGGTAAGGGTAGGTGCCTGGGCTTGGAACGGTTCTTCGGCGTCGGAGGAGCGGTTGGGCCGAGCTTGGGTAGTGGGTTCAGGTTCAGAGCGGCGGCTTACCACGTGAACCAGACCCCACACGCCCAAGCCCCCGCCCAGAATAACCGCCGCTACGACGGCCACCCGGGGCCATTGCACCCGCCACGAAGGCCGGTCCAGTAGATTCCGCCCCGTATGCGGCGTAGGCCTAGGGGGCTGGGTGGCTGGGGTGGGAGCCGGGCGCAGCGCGGCGCGAGCTGGCGTAACGGGTGCCGCCGCAGGGGCAGCAGCTACCACTGCCGGGGCGGCTGGCGCGGGCTGCGCTTGCAGCTGCTGAATCAGGTGGCTTAGTTGCTGAATCCGGGCGTCCATCTCCTGGTTGCGCGTCGCCGACTCCAGTTGGGCTGCCCGGATGGCATCTTCCAGCAGGTTTTTCTCCCGGGTTTCGGTGGCTAAGCGCGCCTGCAGGGCTGCTACCTCAGCCGCCGCGTTTGGAGGCTGGGTCAGCTGGGCCCGGAGCTGCTCAATGCGGTGCTCCCGCTCGGCTTCGCGGGCTTCCATTTCCTGGCGCTGCTGGGTTAGCTCGGTGCGCACTTGCTGGCTGAGTTGCTCCAGACGCTGCATTTCCTGCTGGCTGGCCGCTACCGCCTCGGCCGCCGAGCCGTAAGGGGCATCGTGCGGAATGTCCTCGGCCCCAAGCCAGCGCCACAGTTGCCGGGCTTTCTGCTCCCAGTAGTTGCCCTCGCCCACGGGCGGCTCGTTTTCCGGAGCTTCCGCTGAAGCCGGGGAAATGGTCAGCGTCTGAATCCAGGCCAGCAGGTCGTCGGCTGCAAAACTGATTTCTGGGTTGTGCAGCTGGCGCAGGCGGCGCGGTAGCTGGGCCAGGGCGCTGAGCAGCTGAAAGTTCTCGGCTCCGGGCTGACGACGCAGGTAGGTTTCCACGCCGGGCCCAAACTGCACAGGACCAGCAAACAATACCAGCCCGGTAATTAGCTCCGGAGGCACTGCCGGCGTGGGAAGCTGCCCACTCAGCCAGGTAGCTACGGCCTCTTGCTGGCGCAAAAACTGCTCGAAGGGATTGGCCGCGTGCTCGTCGCCCTGAAGCAGGTAGGGGCCCAGCTGCCAAGCGCCTTCCTGCGAAGGGGCAATATCTAACAGGCCTCCTTGGGGTACAAACAGCAGCACCGTAATGCTGTGCGGGCGCACCACCAGCGCGTCCACTACCTCGCCTTCTACCTCGAAGTTGCCGAGCAGAATGGTAG of Hymenobacter sublimis contains these proteins:
- a CDS encoding catalase, translated to MAQDQQNQAQNGTSGNGTGTAVTGAGTSHDQRTAEGENAQTLTTRQGHPLTNNQNLRTVGNRGPATLENYQFLEKISHFDRERVPERVVHARGAGAHGVFEAYGKVGDEPIEKYTRAKLFNTAGKQTPVFVRFSTVGHGGHSPETLRDPRGFAVKFYTEDGNWDLVGNNLKVFFIRDAMKFPDLIHSQKPDPVHNRQTGERIFDFISNTPEAMHMVAFLFSPWGIPANYRQMQGSGVNTYKWINAQGQAVLVKYHWEPLQGIKNLTAQEAEAIQAKNFNHATQDLFDNIKAGNFPEWELCVQIMSDDEHPELDFDPLDDTKIWPQDQFPFLPVGKMTLNKNPENYFAEVEQSAFGTGVLVDGLDFSDDKMLQGRTFSYSDTQRYRVGTNYLQLPINAPKKHVATNQRDGQMAYHVDTAPGQNAHINYEPSSLNGLKEAPRTAPEHTPLYTGRLVRQTLDRTNNFKQAGERYRLHEDWERDDLISNMVGALADADRKVSDKMVELCTNCDPDWGQRLADGLQKARSGKTPEGGNQYNQSKAADAVAQAEAVGHEAKPY